Below is a genomic region from Paraburkholderia phenazinium.
GCCCTGGTGCACTTCATTGGTGGCGCGCTGGTCTGGCCATTGGCGTTTCTGGTCACGCTTTACTTTCGCGAATCTATCGGATGGCGTGGAATCTGGGGGGCGATAGGCGTCGCGGCACTCGTTCTGTTCGTGCTTCGGTTCGCACTACCCGAGTCTCCCCGCTGGCTTGCTGCTAAAGGGCGTGGCAAGGAAGCGTTGGCGATCATCAAGAAGATGGGTCTCGGTTCACCTTCCGAGGAGCTTTCGGACGTCGCGATCACGACCACGACCGATCCGTTCGCGGTGGTGTGGAAGGACTATCGGGTCCGGCTGCTGGCGGCGATGGTCTGTTTCAGTGCGTTCTTCTGCGTCACGATTGGTCTCGGAACCTGGCTGCCGAATATCATGAGCAGCAAAGGCTTCACGATTACCAGATCGCTTTCGTACACGTTCGGCATGACGATGGCGGCGCCTTGCGCAAGTCTCTTCATGATGTACGCCCTCGACAGGTTTGGAAGACGACGCACCGCGTTTATCGCGTTCCTGTGCTCCGGCGCGTTTGCCATCGTCTTCGCGAACGCTTCAACTGATATGCAACTGATTGCGGCTGGCTTCCTGATGATCTTCTTCTACCAGGTGGGCGGCAACACGATGCAGATTTTCACGTCCGAGGTCTTCCCAACCCAGGCGCGTGCATCCGGCTTTGGAATGGCGGCGGGTATCGGAAGGTTGGCCACCGCTGGCTTTGTTCCCGCGCTCCCGATGATCCAGCATACTTACGGTCTTCCTGTCGTATTCGGCACCATCGCGGCCTTAATGGCGATCGCCGCGTCGGGACTCCATCTGATTGGACCGGAGACTCGCCGCCGCTCGCTGGAATCGATCGCGTAACGAGGCCGCGCCGCGCTGAAGTAACTGGACAGGTTGTTGGAATTAAACCCGATGAGGTTCACGATGTACCCGATATCGCATTCTCCGAACGTGACGTTTTTAGGCCATACCGATCAGGGTAAGCGTCCGGACGGCGTCCAGATCATGGTGGACCGCGGCCATGCCTATATCGGTCACATGTTCAGCGATGGCATCTCGGTCATAGATGTTCGCAACCCGAAAGATCCAAAGCCCGTCAACTTCATTGCCTGTGCTCCGAACACCCGTGCGCATCATCTGCAGCTGCACGACAATCTTCTGCTGGCCGTCAACAGTGCGAACGTGTGGGCGCTGCAGCGCTATCAGAGCCAACAGGATTATTTTACGAACGCCATCGACGACAGCTTCAACCGTCGCGAGAAGCCATTCGTCGCGGGCTTGCGTATCTACGAGATTGGCGCTGACCCGTCGAATCCGCGGGAAATCGGCTTTTGCCCTGTCGAGGGAATTGGATTGCATCGACTGTGGTGGACGGGTGGCCGCTATGCCTACGCTTCGGCCCATCTGCACGGCTTCACCGATTTCGTTCTGGCGATCTTCGATGTAAGCGACCCTACGAAGCCGACGCTCGCAGGACATTGGGCGTTGCCCGGCATGAACCGGGAAGCGGAGGAAACGCCGACCTGGCCGAAGGGCAAGCGCTGGGCGCTGCACCATGCCATTCCCGCTGACGGCAAGTTATTCGGCGCCTGGCGGGATGGTGGGCTGACCATCCACGACCTTACCGATCCGGTTGCGCCGAAGCTGATCAGCCACACGGTCATCTCGCCGCCTTTCGCTGGAGGCACGCATACGCCGCTGCCTTTGCCCGGGCGCCAGTTGGCGATCGTCGCGGACGAAGCGATCAGTTCCAATTGCGCTGCAGGTCTCGCGCACACCTGGGTGTTCGACGTTCGTGACGCGGGCAACCCGATTTCGATCGCGACGCTGCCGCAGCCTGAAGAGCTCAACTACTGCGCGGTCGGAGGCAAGTTTGGACCTCATAACCTCCATGAGAACAGGCCCGGTGCGTTTCAGAGCGAAAATCTCATCTTTGCCACCTGGCACAATGCGGGCGTTCGTGTGTTCGACATCTCCAATGCTTTCAGGCCGCGCGAAGTCGGCCATCTCGTCCCGGGTGCACCGCAGGCACTGGTCGATATCCGGCCAGGTGCCGTTCCTGTCACGCAGTCCGCGGACGTGTTCGTTGACCGTAATGGCCTGATGTACGTGACGGACACGAACGCTGGCCTGACCATCGCGCAGTACGAGGATCTTTGATGTTGCCTTCGCAAAATACCAAGGCTGCCCCGAGCTCGACGCGCACAAGTGCGGTCTATAGGGTGCTGCGTCAAGACATCCTGTGTGGAAAACTGACGCCGGCGGCCAAACTTTTAATCGATGAGATCAGCCAACGTTATGGCGTGACCAGCACGCCAATACGTGAGGCACTCAATCAGCTGGTCACGGAAGGCTTTGTTCAGAAAGTCGACCAGAAGGGCTTCTTTGTCGCGCAGGTTTCGCGGCGCGAATTGAGCGAGTTGACCAACACGCGTTGCTGGGTCGAGTCCATCGCACTGCGAGAGGCACTGGCTCACAGGACACCTAAATGGGAAGAGGACCTGATACTCGCGGGCCATCGGCTGTCCCGTACCAACCGGTCGGCGGATCCTGAGGTGTTTCAGGAGAACGCGCCGTGGGAAGACACGCACAAGCAGTTTCACATGGCGCTGATCGCCACGTGTCCATCGCGATGGCTGCTCGATTTTTGTTCTTTGATGACCGATCACGCGGCGCGTTATCGCTACCTGTCAATGAGCCTGGCGTATCCAGAGCGCGATGTCACCAAGGAACACAAGGCCTTGATAGACGCCGCCATCGATGGGCCGCCCGCGCGGGCGATCGAGATGCTGATGGAGCATTACCGCACCACAGCAGACATCATCATCAGGTCGAACCTGGACCTGCCGGATTAGATTGGGGAGCGGCGGGGCATGTTGCCCGAGCCGATCAACAGGACATAACACAACTTCCAAACGGGAATTCAGTATGGCGAACAGATTTGCGGTGGTCACAG
It encodes:
- a CDS encoding MFS transporter, yielding MRTVEAFVSDTMDGARITPTHVKVVALVAAGYCIDVIDYAIYGSFIPDMLRQHFATQAQLGWVGSAQLFGLAIGTFLQGQFTDRFGRKAVYQFNLLLFGLATIASALAPTVMWLLVTRFIAGLGLGAEQPLAFTYAGEYAPKDIRGRILALVHFIGGALVWPLAFLVTLYFRESIGWRGIWGAIGVAALVLFVLRFALPESPRWLAAKGRGKEALAIIKKMGLGSPSEELSDVAITTTTDPFAVVWKDYRVRLLAAMVCFSAFFCVTIGLGTWLPNIMSSKGFTITRSLSYTFGMTMAAPCASLFMMYALDRFGRRRTAFIAFLCSGAFAIVFANASTDMQLIAAGFLMIFFYQVGGNTMQIFTSEVFPTQARASGFGMAAGIGRLATAGFVPALPMIQHTYGLPVVFGTIAALMAIAASGLHLIGPETRRRSLESIA
- a CDS encoding LVIVD repeat-containing protein; amino-acid sequence: MYPISHSPNVTFLGHTDQGKRPDGVQIMVDRGHAYIGHMFSDGISVIDVRNPKDPKPVNFIACAPNTRAHHLQLHDNLLLAVNSANVWALQRYQSQQDYFTNAIDDSFNRREKPFVAGLRIYEIGADPSNPREIGFCPVEGIGLHRLWWTGGRYAYASAHLHGFTDFVLAIFDVSDPTKPTLAGHWALPGMNREAEETPTWPKGKRWALHHAIPADGKLFGAWRDGGLTIHDLTDPVAPKLISHTVISPPFAGGTHTPLPLPGRQLAIVADEAISSNCAAGLAHTWVFDVRDAGNPISIATLPQPEELNYCAVGGKFGPHNLHENRPGAFQSENLIFATWHNAGVRVFDISNAFRPREVGHLVPGAPQALVDIRPGAVPVTQSADVFVDRNGLMYVTDTNAGLTIAQYEDL
- a CDS encoding GntR family transcriptional regulator, whose translation is MLPSQNTKAAPSSTRTSAVYRVLRQDILCGKLTPAAKLLIDEISQRYGVTSTPIREALNQLVTEGFVQKVDQKGFFVAQVSRRELSELTNTRCWVESIALREALAHRTPKWEEDLILAGHRLSRTNRSADPEVFQENAPWEDTHKQFHMALIATCPSRWLLDFCSLMTDHAARYRYLSMSLAYPERDVTKEHKALIDAAIDGPPARAIEMLMEHYRTTADIIIRSNLDLPD